A window of Rhinolophus ferrumequinum isolate MPI-CBG mRhiFer1 chromosome X, mRhiFer1_v1.p, whole genome shotgun sequence contains these coding sequences:
- the TSPAN6 gene encoding tetraspanin-6: protein MASPSRRLQTKPVITCFKSVLLIYTFIFWITGVILLVVGIWGKVSLENYFSLLNEKATNVPFVLIGTGTVIIILGTFGCFATCRASAWMLKLYAMFLTLIFLVELVAAIVGFVFRHEIKNSFKNNYEKALKQYNTTGDYRSDAVDKIQNTLRCCGVTDFRDWKDTNYYSEKGFPKSCCKLEDCSPQRDADKVNNEGCFIKVMTIIESEMGVVAGISFGVACFQLVGIFLAYCLSRAITNNQYEIV from the exons ATGGCGTCCCCATCTCGGAGACTGCAGACTAAACCAGTCATTACTTGTTTCAAGAGCGTTCTCCTGATCTACACTTTCATCTTCTGG ATCACTGGTGTTATCCTTCTTGTGGTTGGCATTTGGGGCAAAGTAAGCTTGGagaattatttttccctcttaaatGAGAAGGCCACCAATGTCCCCTTTGTGCTCATCGGTACTGGCACTGTCATCATAATTTTGGGTACTTTCGGCTGTTTTGCTACCTGCCGGGCTTCTGCATGGATGCTAAAACtg TATGCAATGTTTCTGACTCTCATTTTTTTGGTTGAACTGGTCGCTGCCATCGTAGGGTTTGTTTTCAGACATGAG ATTAAGAACAGCTTTAAGAATAATTATGAGAAGGCTTTAAAGCAGTATAACACTACGGGAGATTATAGAAGTGATGCAGTAGACAAGATTCAAAATACG TTGCGTTGTTGTGGTGTCACCGACTTTAGGGATTGGAAGGATACTAATTATTACTCAGAAAAAGGATTTCCAAAAAGCTGCTGTAAACTTGAAGATTGTTCTCCTCAGAGAGATGCAGATAAAGTAAACAATGAA GGTTGTTTTATAAAGGTGATGACCATTATAGAATCAGAAATGGGAGTTGTTGCCGGAATTTCCTTTGGAGTTGCTTGCTTCCAG CTGGTCGGAATCTTTCTCGCCTACTGCCTCTCTCGTGCCATAACAAATAACCAGTATGAGATAGTGTAA